In Dietzia sp. ANT_WB102, the sequence GGCTCGGACGGACGCCCCGGGGTTCTCGTCAACGAATTGGCGATGCGGCCCCACAACTCCGGTCATTGGACCATGGACGGCGCCACGACCAGTCAGTTCGAGCAGCACCTGCGGGCCGTTCTCGACTATCCGCTCGGCTCGACCGTCCCGACCGCGCCGCTTGCCGTCATGGCCAACGTCCTCGGCGCCCCCGAGACGCCGGAGATGAGCATGGACGAACGGGTCCATCACCTCGGCGCCCGGTTCCCGCACGCGAAGGTGCATCTGTACGGCAAGTCCGAGCGGCACGGCCGCAAGATCGGGCACGTCAACGTCCTCTCCGACCCGGGCGTCGACCCGGACGACGGGGACCAGGTGTCCGCAGTCCGCGCGGTGGCAGAACTCGCGGCCCACTGGCTGTCCCACGGGGTGTGGGCCGACGGGTGGGACCCCCACTCGGGGGCTCCCACCGGGGACTTCGACCGCTGAACTTCACACCACTACGAAAGGCAACGGGATGACCGAGCGACAGGGCGGGCCACAGGTCGGCCTGATCATGGGTAGTGACTCCGACTGGCCGACCATGGAGGCCGCCGCGGAGGCGCTCGCCGAGTTCGGGATCGCCTTCGAGGTCGGGGTGGTCTCCGCGCACCGCACACCGCAGAAGATGCTGGATTATGCCCGGTCGGCGGCCGGCCGGGGCATCCGCGTGGTGATCGCCGGTGCGGGCGGCGCCGCGCACCTTCCGGGGATGGTCGCCTCGGCTACGCCGCTGCCGGTCATCGGAGTTCCCGTCCCGCTCAAGTACCTCGACGGCATGGATTCCTTGCTGTCGATCGTGCAGATGCCCGCAGGCGTCCCGGTGGCCACCGTGTCGATCGGCGGGGCGAGGAACGCAGGGTTGTTGGCGGTGCGGATCCTCGCCGCCTCGGATCAGGCGCTGCGCGAACGGATGGAGGAGTTCCAGGCCGAGCTCGAGGCGATGGTCGAGCGCAAGGACGACGCATTGCGTCAGCAGCTGCTGGGCTGACCGATCCTGCGGCTCGGCGGTGGCGCGGCCGGCCGTGGAGGTGCGCGGCCGGCGCCGGGTGGCCATCCGCCGGGGGCCGACGTCCCGACAAGGACCGGCAGCCGACTGGTAATTTGAAGGGCCGGACGCGGCCTCGCGTCTCCCGCGGAGATCACGGCGGCCGACAAGCGTCAGCGGCCCCTCCTCGAGAACCCGGCCAGCGCCCGCCGCGCGATCAGCACCGACGATTCCCTCTTGGAGGCCCGCACATGTCTGGCAACCCCGATTTCGACCTGTACCGCCCGGCGGAGGAGCACGAGGAGCTCCGGGCCGCGATACGCGCGCTCGCCGAGAAGGAGATCGAGCCCCACGCCGCGGACGTCGATGAGGAGGAGCGGTTCCCGCAGGAGGCTCTCGACGCGCTCAACACGTCCGGCTTCAACGCCGTCCACGTGCCGGAGGAGTACGGCGGGCAGGGCGCCGACTCGGTCGCGGCGTGCATCGTGATCGAGGAGGTCGCCCGCGTCTGCGGGTCGTCCTCGCTGATCCCGGCCGTGAACAAGCTCGGCACCATGGGCCTGATCCTCGCCGGCGGCGAGGAGCTCAAGCAGAAGGTCCTGCCCGAAATCGCCGAGGGCAAGATGGCCTCGTACGCGTTGTCGGAGCGCGAGGCAGGTTCCGACGCGGCCTCGATGCGCACCCGTGCCCGTCAGGATGGTGACGACTGGGTCCTCAACGGCAGCAAGGCGTGGATCACCAACGGAGGCAAGTCCACCTGGTACACCGTCATGGCCGTCACCGACCCCGAGAAGGGGGCCGGCGGGATCTCTGCGTTCATGGTCCACGCCGACGACGAGGGCTTCGGTGTCTCCAAGACGGAGAAGAAGCTCGGGATCAAGGGCTCGCCCACTGCGGAGCTGTACTTCGAGAACGTCCGCATCCCGGGCGATCGCATCATCGGCGAGCCGGGCACCGGCTTCAAGACGGCACTGCAGACCCTCGACCACACCCGCCCGACGATCGGCGCGCAGGCCGTCGGTATCGCGCAGGGCGCACTGGACGCGGCGGTCGCCTACACCAAGGAGCGCAAGCAGTTCGGTCGTGCGATCTCCGATTTCCAGAACACGCAGTTCATGCTGGCCGATATGGCCATGAAGGTGCAGGCCGCGCGGCTGATGGTCTACACGGCCGCCGCCAACGCGGAGCGCGGCACGGCGCCCGGTGGCGAGAAGCTGGGCTTCATGGCCGCCGCGTCCAAGACCTTCGCCTCCGATGTGGCGATGGAGGTCACCACAAACGCCGTGCAGCTGTTCGGCGGCGCCGGGTACACGCGCGACTTCCCGGTCGAGCGCATGATGCGCGACGCCAAGATCACCCAGATCTACGAGGGCACCAACCAGGTCTGCCGCATGGTGATGGCCCGCCAGATCCTGTCCTGACGTCCCGGTCGCCGGCCCGCTGACCGGCACACGAGAGCCCCCACTTCCCTGAAGGAGGTGGGGGCTCTCGGCGTTGCCGTCCGCGCGGTGCCGCGAGGACGGTGTTCAGCGGGCGGTGTTCAGAGGGTGAGCGTGGTGCGCTCGGTGGCCGCCACGTCGGCGACGGAGGGGTCGTCGGCGCCCACCCCGGTGACGAGAACCGCGGTGCCCCCGGAGGCGAACACCCGGGCCAGGACCTGTACCACGTCGTCCCGATCGGGGCCCGCCACGAGGGCGCGGCCAGCCAGCTCGGGGTCGGCCAGTTCCGCCAGTGGCGAGCCGTCCAGGGCGAGGGCGCCCCCACCTGAGGGCACGAAGGCATCCGGGTGGATGCGACAGGCCTCGGCGAGGTCGGTGACGCCGGGAGGGACCTCGACGCCGGCGGCCGCCAGCGGGCGGCCCATCGGGTCGGTGGTCATGAGCAGGGTCTCGACGTCGGTGGGGTGGCGGTCGAGACGGTCCGGGACGGTGACGACGACGACGGCGTCGTCCACGTCCCGTGTGCTCACTTCCGCGCCCGCCCACCAGGCGCCGAGCAGGACGCCCGCGGTGAGCCAGTGGGCGGGCAGGTCGCACACGATCACGTCGCCGGGCATGACACCGAGTTCGTCACGCAGGAGTCCCGCGATCTTCGCGGCCCAGTTCGCAGTGGAGGTCACGGACAATTCGATGCGTGACGGGGCGAGCTGGTCGTAGTGGGTGACCATCGGGGTCCCCGGGTCGATCGCGAGGAGCGGTTGGAAGACGGTGTCGGCAGCGTTGTTCACTCTGGGCCTCCCGGGTGGTGGTCGGTCAGTTGACGCAGGGAACGTCAGAGCCGCCCGCGTCGAAAGTCGGCCGTTCCGCGATGGACGGCGGCAGCGGCTCGTAGGTGTCGGTGGTGGGGGAGTACGACTCGATTCCGACGGCGTCGCCGGTGGGGCCACTGTAGTCCTCGGCCAGAACCACGCGGACGGAGCCGGCCGGCACTGCCGGGTCCACCTGCACGGGTAGGCCGCCGAGGGCATCGGACACGGCGAAGGCGGCGGCGTCGTCGGCGGAGGCCGCGGCCACGTGGGAGGTGTATGCGGCGGCGGGGTCGGTCAACAGGTCGCCCTCCTTGTAGCCGAGTTCGGTGAGGGAACCGGAGACCTGGGAGGCCAGGCCGTCAATGCTGGTGGTGTTGACCACCGAGACTGTTATCGACGCAGGATTGACACCCGGGGTGCTGGTGGGGGTCTGCTCGGGCCCGGCGGCGTCGTCATCCTCGGTGCTGGCGAACCCGGCCACGAACTCCGAGACCTGGGCAGGGTCTGCGGTCACGATCGACTCGCCCCACTCCGTGTACGAGTCGATGCTGGTGACCGGGATGGTCTCGAAGCGAACGCTTCCGCCACTGATGTCCTGGAGCTTCATGGCGAAGTCGACGAAATCCCAGTTCTCGTCGATCACGAAGGACCGCTTGGCGGCGTCGACCAGCGCACCGAGCTTCGAGGGGTCGGCGAGGGTGCCGGCCGACAGGATTTTCTTGACGAGCTGGGACATGAATGCCTGCTGTCGCACGATTCGGTCGAGGTCGCCGGCGGGCAGGTCATGGCGTTGGCGCACAAAGCTCAGGGCGTCCGAGCCGGAGACGGTCTGGACCCCGGCTCGGAAGTTCGCGCCCGACAGCGGCTCGTTCACGCTCTCGTTGAGACAGACGGGTACACCGCCGACCGCATCGGTGAGTAGGACGAATCCCAGGAGGCCGATCTCGGCGTAGTGGTCGGCCTGAACTCCGGTGAGTTCGCGGACAGCGCCGATGAGCCCATTTCGCCCGGCTTTGACCGCATCGTGCTGATCCTGCTCGGTGAGGGCGCCATCCGATGCGGTCGACACGGCGCGCTCGAGATAAGCCTCTTTGTTGGCCGCGTAGACGCCGTTGATCTTGCTGCCGCCGACCGAGCTGGTTTCCACATAGACGTCGCGGGGGATGGAGATTGCGGTGGCGGAACTGCCGTCCTCGGGGATCCGGATGAGCAGGATCGTGTCGGTGTTCTCGCCGTCGTCCTCGCCGGTCCGAATTGTGTCGAGTTCCTCCTGGCTCAGCGGCTTGCCCTGGGCGTCGGTCCGGTTGTCGGTGCCGACAAGCAAGATGTCCACGGCACCGTCAAGGCCGCCGTCGCCCACGTTGAGACCGCCGGCGGAGGTCAGGTCCGAACTGAGGCCGTTGAACAGGGTCCACCCGACGCCGGTGACCAGGAGACAGATCGTCGAGACGAGGGCCGCGACGACCCGGCCGATCCGGGAAGCGATCGGTCGGGCGGGGGTGGTGTGACGCGTGCCCCGCGCACGGCTGGGGGCGTGACGGGGGGTCACTGGCAGCTCGGCGCTCATCCACCGTCCTTGTCGTCGAATAGGGCCGCTCGAGGCCGCCGATGATCTCCAACGGTACCGCGCCGCGCGCCGGGCGTCGGAATCCGTGGGGTGCGTCGTAGTGTGTTGAGCGTGACGACCCGACTACCCGTCGTAACGGTGACGTACTCGCCGGGCGACCACCTCCGCAGCTTCGTCGAGAGTCTTCCCGCGGCCACCACGCGGCAGGTTGGGCTGGTCATGGCGGACAACGGGTCGACGGACGGGGTGCCGGAGACAATCGCGGCGGAGTACGAGTTCGCCGAGTTCTTCCCCACTGGCGGGAACTTGGGTTACGGCACCGCAATCAACCGCGCGGTGACGGAGATCGCTGGACGGCCAGGGGAGTTCGACCAGGAGTTCGTCCTCGTGGTCAACCCGGACGTGACGTTCGAGCCCGGTTCGGTCGACGAACTTCTCGCCGCCGCCGCGCGCTGGCCACGCGCCGCTGCTTTCGGTCCGCGGATCTCCGAGCCCGACGGTTCGGTGTACCCGTCCGCCCGGGCGGTGCCGCGCCTCGGTGCGGGCATCGGCCACGGGGTGCTGGGCCGGGTGTGGCCGCGCAATCCGTGGACGGCGAGCTACCTCGACGACGCGGACATGGAGACCGAGCGGACGGCCGGGTGGCTGTCCGGTGCGTGTCTGCTCCTGCGCCGCGAGGCATTCGATTCGCTGGGAGGGTTCGACGAGCAGTATTTCATGTACCTCGAGGACATCGACCTGGGCGACCGTCTCGGCAAGGCCGGATGGCAGAACGTGTACGTCCCCACCGCGGTCATCCACCACGACCAGGGTCACGCGGCCAACGCGGTGCCGGAGTTCACGCTTCGCGCGCACCACCGCAGTGCGTATCTGTTCCAGGCGGACAGGCACCCGCACGCCTGGCAGGCACCGATACGCTGGGCTCTCAGAGCGGGCCTGGGCCTTCGGTGCCGTCTGGCGATCCGCTCCGCCCGGCGCGCTGCGAACTGACCCCGGCTAGGACCCCCCAGCTACACCCACGACGATCCCATCCACCGCCCTGCCTGCTCAGCGCGAGCGCGACCGGCAGGGCCCGACGACAGCAGGAGCCTTCATCGTGACCTCGACGACCCCCGGGAGCGCCACCGTCGGCGACGACCTCATCGCGGACACCGAGGCGGTGGTGCTGGTCGGCGGTAAGGGCACCCGGTTGCGTCCCCTGACGATCTCGGCACCCAAGCCGATGCTGCCCACCGCGGGCCTGCCCTTCCTGACCCACCTGCTCTCTCGGATCCGGGCCGCCGGACTTCGGCGGGTCGTACTGGGAACGTCGTTCAGGGCCGAGGTGTTCGAGGAGTACTTCGGGGACGGTTCGGACCTGGACCTGGAGATCTCCTATGTCGTGGAGACTGAGCCGCTGGGCACTGGCGGCGGCATTCGCAACGTGCTGCCCGAGCTCACGGCCTCCACGGTCATGGTGTTCAACGGTGATGTGCTCGGGGGGACCGATCTGCGCGACATTCTCGCACTTCACCGTGCCAAGGACGCCGACCTGACGATGCATCTCGTGCGCGTCTCGGATCCGCGCGCGTTCGGGTGCGTGACCACTGACGACGACGGCCGAGTCCAGGAGTTCCTGGAGAAGACGCAGGATCCGCCGACCGATCAGATCAACGCGGGCTGCTATGTCTTCCGCCGCGACCTCATCGAGCAGATCCCCGAGGGGCAACCGGTCTCGGTCGAGCGTGAGACCTTCCCCCAGTTGCTGGCCGAGGGCAAGCGGGTCTACGGCTTTGTCGACTCGGCCTATTGGCGGGACATGGGCACGCCGGAGGACTTCGTTAGGGGCTCCTCGGACCTGGTGCGCGGGATCGCTCCGTCGCCGGCGTTGGGGGGCCACGCGGGGGAGTCGCTGGTGCACGAGGGTGCCGGGATCGGGGCGGGGGCCGTCCTTGTCGGTGGCACCGTCGTGGGGCGTGGCGCAGAGATCGGGGCCGGGGCCCGACTGGACGGCGCGGTGGTCTTCGATGGTGCCCGCATCGAGGCCGGGGCCACGGTCGAACGCTCGATCGTCGGGTTCGGCGCGCGCATCGGCCACAGGGCTCTCATCCGGGACGGCGTGATCGGCGACGGCGCTGTCATCGGCGCCCGCTGTGAGCTCCTGCGGGGCGCCCGCGTGTGGCCGGGGGTCGAGATCCCCGACGGCGGGATCCGCTACTCCACGGACATGTAGGTCCCGGAGATCGACGCGGCGGCGGCTACTCCACCGTCAGGTACGAGTCGCCGGCGGGCCGCGGCTCGCGTGGTGGGACCGACTCGGCCGGCACGCCCACTGCGACCGCACCGAGCGGTCGCCACGAGCCCGGCAGCCCCAGTTCGCGGCGGGTGGTGTCGGCCGCGAAGATCGTCGAGCCGACCCAGCACGAGCCCAGCCCGCGCGCGGCCAACGCCACCAGTAGCGACTGCACCGCTGCGCCACCGGCAACAGTGAACATGGTCGCTTCGCAAGCGGCCCGCCGGTCGTCGGGGTAGTCGTGCGCGCCGGCGTCGTCGTCGACGAACGGCAGGATCAGCTCGGGGCAGGTGCGCAGGAGGTCGCCCCGACCGAGCCGACGGGCTAGGACCTCGCCGGTGTGACCGTCGGCGCGCAGGTCACGCTCCCAGTCCGCGCGTAGGGCGTCGAGGAGCCGAACGCGCGCGTGGCCTCCCACCCGAACGAACCGGATCGGCGTGCTGTGGTGCGGTGCAGGCGCGGTGAGAGCGTCTGCCACGGCCCCGGCCAACACTTCGGCGTCGACCGGCTCGTCGGTAAAGCGTCGCACCGACCTACGGGCGGGGACGGCCTCGCGGCGCCCCTGCGCCAGGGCCTCGGCGGTGCCCAACCGAAACAGGTCCGACGACCCGTCCCTGACCAGGTCACGGGCTCGCCGGGGGACGTTCACCTCGTCGTCGTGCTCGTCGTCGCCCACCAGCAGGTGTCCGATCCCGCGCACCACGGCGACGGGCCGCGCACCGAGCTTGCCCTTGACCAGGTCGGCCGCCGACGCGATCTCGTCGGCCACGGCCACGTCGGTCACCAGTAGTTCGTTGCCCTGGCGATCGACGGCGCCGTCGTACCCGACCGACACCCGCAGTCCGGCCGCGCCGATGGCCATGTCGATCTGGCCGGTCCGCCAGGCCCGCCCCATGGTGTCGGTGACCACCACGGCGAGACGCGCGCCGGTGAGGCGGCGCAGGTCGCGGGCGAGCGCCGCGGCGGACGCGTCGGGGTTCTCGGGCAACAGTGCGAGTTCGCGGGACTCGACGTTGGAACCGTCGACGCCCGCGGCGGCCTGGACGATCCCGAGCCGATTCTCCGTGATGAGCGTGCGGTTGACCCGCGCGACCACCCGGACCGACTCGGCGTCCACGAGTTGTCGCCGCAGGGCGTCGCGCTCGTCCGGGTCTGTGGGCGCGGGCACGATCCGTCCCTCGGTCTTGGACAGGACCTTGGAGGTGAGCACCACGACGTCGCCGTCGACCAGGCCGTGCGGGTCGGCGGTCAGTGCGTCGGCGAGGATGCGCGAGAGGTCGTCACCGGGTCGGAACTCGGGCAGGCCGTCGGGGGCCCACATGGTCACGTCCGCGGGCGCGGCGTGCTCGACGGACCAGCGGCGGATCTCCGGGACCGCGCCGTCGGTCATCGGTCGGTCCGCGCGGGCGCTTCGAGGCCGGCCAAATCGATCGCGGCCGAGACCATGTCCGCGGTGGCGTCGGGGTCGGTCATGAGCAGCGGCACCTCGCGGACAGCGATGCCGTCAACCGCGCCGGTGCCGTCGGTGGGCGCGTCGCCTGGGGCCACGAGCCAGCCGTCCAACAGGCCGGTGCCGGAGCGGGCGCCGTAGTGACGCGCCACGGCCGTGGCGGAGGTCTCGACGCCGATCGCGGTGAGGCACGCGTCGGCCATCCCGCGTAGGACCGCCCCCCCGATCACGGGGCTGATGCCCACCACGGGGGCCGGAGTGGATCGCAGTGCGGCCCGGATCCCGGGCACCGCGAGGATCGCGCCCACGGAGACCACAGGGTTGGAGGGGGCGACGACGACGAGGTCTGCCGATTCGATCGCCTCGAGGACCTCCGGCGTGGGAGCGGCCGAATCCGCGCCGATCTGCACGAACCCGGAGGCCGGCAACTGCGCCCGGTGCTTGACCCACCACTCTTGGAAGTGGATCGCCCGCGGGCCGGAGCCGTCCGCCTCCGGGCCGTCTCCCGCGTCCTCCGCGGTGTCAGCCGTGCCGCCGGTCACCACGACGTGGGTTTCACAGCGGTCGTCCGTGACGGGCAGGAGGCGGACGCCCGGGGACCACCTGGCACACAGCGCCTCGGTGACGTCGGTGAGTCGGTAACCGGCATCGAGCATCTGAGTGCGGACCAGATGGGTGGCCAGGTCCTTGTCACCCAGCCCGAACCAGTCGGGCTGCACTCCGTAGGCCGCGAGTTCGTCGCGGCAGTTCCACGTCTCGCCGGCATGGCCCCAGCCGCGCTCGGGGTCGATACCCCCACCGAGGGTGTACATGCAGGTGTCGAGGTCCGGGCAGATGCGCACTCCGTGCATCCACGCGTCGTCGCCGACGTTGACCACCGCATCGATACGATGCGGCGAACCCGAGCGGATGGACTCGGAGTCGAGTCCGAGGAGTCGGCGGGCGCCGAGCAGGAAGCGGGCGCCACCGACGCCGCCGGCCAGAACACAGATCTTCACAGGGACGAGACTAGTGACGGTGCCACCGGCGTTGACCCGGTGGGCCGAGGACTCCTGCGCCCGGGGTGGCATCGAGGGGGCGGAAAGCGGCCCTATCGTGTCGTACGCCACACTCGGGGCGGCGTGTCACGGGCCGTGGCGCGAAGGGAAAATGCTAGGCCTGCCCGATTTCGCTTGACCTTCGCGGCTCTCATGTGTGTAATCACATGTGTGTCATTCCCCGGTGGGTGACGTAAAGATTGCGCAGGCATCAGACAGGCCGCGATTCGGCGAGGCTCCCTCGGTCGCGTCAGCGGCGATCACTCCAACGCGGAGCATCGCGGACAAACATGCAACACGAAGGGATGACCGTGGATCGACAGTCACGCACCGTCGCGGGACCCGAGCTGGCCTTGGTCGACCTCGGTGTCTCCGGCCTGTTCGTCGAGGACGAGCAGGAGAGCTGGCAAGAGAGGGCTCTGTGTGCGCAGACCGATCCGGAGGCGTTTTTCCCGGAGAAGGGTGGCTCAACCCGCGAGGCCAAGAAGATCTGCACCGGGTGTGAGGTCAAGGCCGAGTGCCTCGAGTACGCGCTGGCGAACGACGAGCGGTTCGGAATCTGGGGCGGGCTGTCCGAGCGCGAGCGGCGACGCATCAAGCGCGACGCGGTCATGTGATTCGCGGACAGGTCA encodes:
- a CDS encoding TIGR03089 family protein, giving the protein MNNAADTVFQPLLAIDPGTPMVTHYDQLAPSRIELSVTSTANWAAKIAGLLRDELGVMPGDVIVCDLPAHWLTAGVLLGAWWAGAEVSTRDVDDAVVVVTVPDRLDRHPTDVETLLMTTDPMGRPLAAAGVEVPPGVTDLAEACRIHPDAFVPSGGGALALDGSPLAELADPELAGRALVAGPDRDDVVQVLARVFASGGTAVLVTGVGADDPSVADVAATERTTLTL
- a CDS encoding acyl-CoA dehydrogenase family protein, with the translated sequence MSGNPDFDLYRPAEEHEELRAAIRALAEKEIEPHAADVDEEERFPQEALDALNTSGFNAVHVPEEYGGQGADSVAACIVIEEVARVCGSSSLIPAVNKLGTMGLILAGGEELKQKVLPEIAEGKMASYALSEREAGSDAASMRTRARQDGDDWVLNGSKAWITNGGKSTWYTVMAVTDPEKGAGGISAFMVHADDEGFGVSKTEKKLGIKGSPTAELYFENVRIPGDRIIGEPGTGFKTALQTLDHTRPTIGAQAVGIAQGALDAAVAYTKERKQFGRAISDFQNTQFMLADMAMKVQAARLMVYTAAANAERGTAPGGEKLGFMAAASKTFASDVAMEVTTNAVQLFGGAGYTRDFPVERMMRDAKITQIYEGTNQVCRMVMARQILS
- a CDS encoding coenzyme F420-0:L-glutamate ligase; protein product: MTDGAVPEIRRWSVEHAAPADVTMWAPDGLPEFRPGDDLSRILADALTADPHGLVDGDVVVLTSKVLSKTEGRIVPAPTDPDERDALRRQLVDAESVRVVARVNRTLITENRLGIVQAAAGVDGSNVESRELALLPENPDASAAALARDLRRLTGARLAVVVTDTMGRAWRTGQIDMAIGAAGLRVSVGYDGAVDRQGNELLVTDVAVADEIASAADLVKGKLGARPVAVVRGIGHLLVGDDEHDDEVNVPRRARDLVRDGSSDLFRLGTAEALAQGRREAVPARRSVRRFTDEPVDAEVLAGAVADALTAPAPHHSTPIRFVRVGGHARVRLLDALRADWERDLRADGHTGEVLARRLGRGDLLRTCPELILPFVDDDAGAHDYPDDRRAACEATMFTVAGGAAVQSLLVALAARGLGSCWVGSTIFAADTTRRELGLPGSWRPLGAVAVGVPAESVPPREPRPAGDSYLTVE
- a CDS encoding WhiB family transcriptional regulator — its product is MTVDRQSRTVAGPELALVDLGVSGLFVEDEQESWQERALCAQTDPEAFFPEKGGSTREAKKICTGCEVKAECLEYALANDERFGIWGGLSERERRRIKRDAVM
- the cofD gene encoding 2-phospho-L-lactate transferase translates to MKICVLAGGVGGARFLLGARRLLGLDSESIRSGSPHRIDAVVNVGDDAWMHGVRICPDLDTCMYTLGGGIDPERGWGHAGETWNCRDELAAYGVQPDWFGLGDKDLATHLVRTQMLDAGYRLTDVTEALCARWSPGVRLLPVTDDRCETHVVVTGGTADTAEDAGDGPEADGSGPRAIHFQEWWVKHRAQLPASGFVQIGADSAAPTPEVLEAIESADLVVVAPSNPVVSVGAILAVPGIRAALRSTPAPVVGISPVIGGAVLRGMADACLTAIGVETSATAVARHYGARSGTGLLDGWLVAPGDAPTDGTGAVDGIAVREVPLLMTDPDATADMVSAAIDLAGLEAPARTDR
- a CDS encoding glycosyltransferase family 2 protein — its product is MTTRLPVVTVTYSPGDHLRSFVESLPAATTRQVGLVMADNGSTDGVPETIAAEYEFAEFFPTGGNLGYGTAINRAVTEIAGRPGEFDQEFVLVVNPDVTFEPGSVDELLAAAARWPRAAAFGPRISEPDGSVYPSARAVPRLGAGIGHGVLGRVWPRNPWTASYLDDADMETERTAGWLSGACLLLRREAFDSLGGFDEQYFMYLEDIDLGDRLGKAGWQNVYVPTAVIHHDQGHAANAVPEFTLRAHHRSAYLFQADRHPHAWQAPIRWALRAGLGLRCRLAIRSARRAAN
- a CDS encoding sugar phosphate nucleotidyltransferase, which gives rise to MTSTTPGSATVGDDLIADTEAVVLVGGKGTRLRPLTISAPKPMLPTAGLPFLTHLLSRIRAAGLRRVVLGTSFRAEVFEEYFGDGSDLDLEISYVVETEPLGTGGGIRNVLPELTASTVMVFNGDVLGGTDLRDILALHRAKDADLTMHLVRVSDPRAFGCVTTDDDGRVQEFLEKTQDPPTDQINAGCYVFRRDLIEQIPEGQPVSVERETFPQLLAEGKRVYGFVDSAYWRDMGTPEDFVRGSSDLVRGIAPSPALGGHAGESLVHEGAGIGAGAVLVGGTVVGRGAEIGAGARLDGAVVFDGARIEAGATVERSIVGFGARIGHRALIRDGVIGDGAVIGARCELLRGARVWPGVEIPDGGIRYSTDM
- the purE gene encoding 5-(carboxyamino)imidazole ribonucleotide mutase → MTERQGGPQVGLIMGSDSDWPTMEAAAEALAEFGIAFEVGVVSAHRTPQKMLDYARSAAGRGIRVVIAGAGGAAHLPGMVASATPLPVIGVPVPLKYLDGMDSLLSIVQMPAGVPVATVSIGGARNAGLLAVRILAASDQALRERMEEFQAELEAMVERKDDALRQQLLG
- a CDS encoding LCP family protein, whose amino-acid sequence is MSAELPVTPRHAPSRARGTRHTTPARPIASRIGRVVAALVSTICLLVTGVGWTLFNGLSSDLTSAGGLNVGDGGLDGAVDILLVGTDNRTDAQGKPLSQEELDTIRTGEDDGENTDTILLIRIPEDGSSATAISIPRDVYVETSSVGGSKINGVYAANKEAYLERAVSTASDGALTEQDQHDAVKAGRNGLIGAVRELTGVQADHYAEIGLLGFVLLTDAVGGVPVCLNESVNEPLSGANFRAGVQTVSGSDALSFVRQRHDLPAGDLDRIVRQQAFMSQLVKKILSAGTLADPSKLGALVDAAKRSFVIDENWDFVDFAMKLQDISGGSVRFETIPVTSIDSYTEWGESIVTADPAQVSEFVAGFASTEDDDAAGPEQTPTSTPGVNPASITVSVVNTTSIDGLASQVSGSLTELGYKEGDLLTDPAAAYTSHVAAASADDAAAFAVSDALGGLPVQVDPAVPAGSVRVVLAEDYSGPTGDAVGIESYSPTTDTYEPLPPSIAERPTFDAGGSDVPCVN